In Microbulbifer agarilyticus, the DNA window AGTTCCGAGCCACCTGCATGGTCAGGGTGCTGCCCCCAGACTGGATGGAGCCGCTGGCAATCAACTGGCGCGCAGCCCGCATCAGGCCTTTGATCGAGACGCCGCTGTGGGAGTAAAAGCCGTCGTCCTCTGCAGCCAGAATGGCGTTAATGAACATTTCCGGCGTCTGGTCGATGGTGATCGGGCTGCGGCGCTTCTCACCGAACTCGCCGATCAGCTTCATGTCCCGGGAGTAGATGCGCAATGGGGTCTGCAGGCGGATATCGCGCAGACTTTCCACCGACGGCAAGCCCGGTTTCAGGTACAGATAGATGCTGGAAAACGCCATGGCGCCGGCGGCGGCGCCGGCCAGAGCCAGCCACAGCAGTGACAACAGGCGGTTGCGGGCTTTTTCGGTCATTGAGATGCTTCTGTATACGTCTTAATCAATTATATCGGCACTGTTCGACAATTATACGAATAATGTGCACTGATACCTATGCAAAAGGCGGTTGCGGCTGTAATTTAAAGTGCTATAACATCAAACCTCCATAACCCACGGAAAAGATAAGAAAAATGGGGATGCTCCCTTTTCTCAATAAGGGCCCGAAAGCCATGCTTGGGCTCGATATTAGCTCCACCTCGGTCAAGTTGCTCGAACTGAGTCGCAGTGGCGACAAATATCGGGTGGAAAGCTATGCAGCCGAGCCTCTGCCCCCGAATGCGGTAGTGGATAAGAACATCAATGATGTCGGTGCCATTGCCGAGGCTATCCGCAAGGTCGTGCGCCGGTCCAAGACCCGCCTGCGTCAGGCGGCTGTGGCTGTTTCCGGCTCTGCGGTCATTACCAAGACCCTGGATATGCCCGCCGACCTCTCCGACGATGCGCTGGAAGCCCAGATTGCGCTGGAAGCGGATCAGTACATTCCCTACCCCCTGGACGAGGTAAATCTCGACTTCGAGGTGCAGGGACCCTCCGAAAAAGGAGAGGGCCAGGTTGAGGTGCTGCTGGCCGCGTGTCGCAGCGAGAACGTGGAGCAGCGGATTTCAGCGTTGGGCGAGGCCGAGTTGCAGCCGGGCGTGGTGGATGTAGAAGCCTACGCCATCGAGCGCGCTTATACCCTGTTGGACAATCAGTTTCCGGCCCAGGAGCAGCTGGTGGTCGCGGTAATTGATATTGGTGCGACTATGAGTGCTCTGTCAGTCATGGTTGACGGTCGCACTGTATACACCCGTGAACAGTTGTTTGGTGGTCGCCAGTTGACCGATGAAATCCAGCGCCGTTACGGGCTGTCAGCAGAAGAGGCCACTCTGGCCAAGCGTCAGGGCGGCAGCGGCTTGCCTGACGACTACTACCCGGAAGTGCTTGAGCCCTTCCGCGATGCGGTGGTGCAGCAAGTGATGCGCTCCCTGCAGTTCTTCTATTCCTCAACTTCGTACAGCGACGTGGACTACATCCTGCTGGGTGGCGGTGTTGCCGCCATGGACGGGCTCGCCGAACTGGTGGGTGAAAAACTTAACAAGCCTACGCTCGTGGCCAACCCGTTCCGGGATATGAGTGTCGCGTCCCGGGTGAACCGCCAGGCTCTGGTGAGTGAGGCACCGTCCCTGATGATCGCTGCAGGCCTCGCCATGCGCGAAAGGGAGTTCTGATCGATGGCAAAAATTAACTTACTCCCATGGCGCCAGGAATTTCGGGCGCAAAAGCAGAAAGAGTTTCAGCAGGTTGCGGTTGTGGTGGTGCTTGCGGCCGCAGTCTCGGTATTCATGTGGATGAAAACCGTCGATGCGCAGATTGCCAATCAGAATGAGCGCAACCAGTTGCTGAATACCGAGATCGCGGCGCTAAATAAGCAGGTGCGAGAGATTAAGGAGTTGAAGCAGCGGCGGCAGGAGCTGATTGACCGCATGCGTGTGATTCAGGAGCTGCAGGGCAATCGCCCTCTGGCGGTGCGTTATTTCGATGAGATGGTGCGCGCTGCTCCAGAGGGGCTGTGGCTCACCGAGCTCAAGCGTGCCGGCAAGACTCTCGAGATTTCCGGTGTGGCGGAGTCCAACAATCGGGTTTCCTCATTTATGCGCAGTCTCGACCAGTCTGAATGGTTCCAGTCACCTAACCTGACGGGTGTTACGGCCAAACCAGAATTTGGTGAGCAGGCCAGCGCGTTTGAAATGACGGTCAGTGTCAGCGGCCGCAAAAAAGAAGAAGGCGCTGATGACGGCGCCAATAGTGGAGCGTAATCGTGGCGCTTGAAGATACTTTAAAGCAGCTTAATGAGCTGGACATCAACGATATCGACTTTTCCCGCGTCGGAGTCTGGCCTCTCGCTGGGCGTGTGGCTCTGTTGATTGTGATTTCTGCCGTGCTGATTGGCGGCGGTTACTTTTTCATGATCAAGGACCGCTACGGTCAGCTGGAGTTTGCTGAGAATAAAGAGCGTCAGCTATTTACTCAGTTTGAGCGCAAGTCTTTCGAGGCCGCCAACCTGGAAGCGTATCGCGAGCAATTGGCGGAGATGGAAGAAACTTTCGGGGCTCTATTGAAACAGTTGCCCAAGGACACTGAAGTGCCAGGCTTGCTGGAAGATATCGACGAATTTGGCCGCGGCAGCGGTTTGACCATTCAAAAGATTGCGCTCGAGGGTGAGCAGGTTGGTGAATTCTATGTTGAGCTGCCAATCCGCATCGAGGTGCAGGGTGGTTACCACGAGTTTGGTGCATTTATTTCCGGTATTGCCGGCATGCCACGAATCGTCACCTTGCACGACTTTGAAATCGGTACCAGTAAGGACAGTTCTGCACTGCTGAATATGGTGGTGCGTGCCAAGACCTATCGCTATAAGGATCAGGGAGAAGAAGGATGAAAAAATACTTCGCTCTGACCGCGGCAATGCTGGCGCTCACTGGTTGTAGCCTGGACGGTAGTCACGGTGACCTGCGCCAGAAGATGGCGGCAGTAAAACACAAGCCCAAAGGGCAAATTGAGCCTATCCCCACATTTACGCCTTACAGCCCGTATGTGTACAGTGCTGCGGCTATGCGCAGTCCTTTCATGCGTCCGGTGCTTGAGGCTGATCAGCGCTTGGTGGGACGCAAGCTGGACGTGGCTCCAGATGTGAACCGGCAGAAAGAGTTGTTGGAGCGCTATCCGTTCGATGCTCTTTCTATGGTGGGTACCCTTTCCAGGAGTGGGCAGTTATGGGCACTGGTAAATGATGGTGATGGCGGCATCCACCGTATCACTATTGGTAATTACATGGGTAAAAACCACGGGCGGGTGGTCAACGCCTCGTCGTCACAACTCGATGTACTCGAAATTGTGCCGGATGGCACCGGTAGCTGGATTGAACGGCCGCGGGCACTGACTTTGGAAGATAAGGACAACTAAAATGATCATCAAGCAACTCGCCCGGGTATTGGCCTGGGGCGCCAATAAGCTGTCGCGCGCAAAAGCGTTGCTGCTGGGTCTGCTGATTCTGCCTTTGGCGGTGCCGAGTATGGCCAGCCAGTTGAACGATATCCAGTTCTCCGAGCTGCCGGGTAGCCGCCTGCAGTTGCGTCTCACCTTTAGTGATGTACCACCGGAGCCCACTGGTTACACCATTGAGCAGCCTGCACGTATTGTGATGGATTTCGCTGGTGTGGAAAGCGTGCTGCCGCAAAAAAAATACAGCATGGATATCGGCGCGGCGCGCAGTGCGGTGATCGTATCTGGGGAAGATCGCACACGTTTAATTCTGAATCTGGACAAGCTGCCGGTTTACACCAGTGAGCGCGTTGGTAACCAAGTGGTCCTTGAAGTTGGTGCCGACAGTGCAGCCACTGCCGCAGTCGCTGCTGCGCCAGTGCGTAGTGCCACCAATATTGGTGGCAGCGCGCAGTTCAAAGCCGCAAGCAACGTTGGTATCAGCAATGTGGATTTTCGACGCGGTGAAGGTGGTGAGGGTAAGGTTATTGTCAGCCTGAGCGATCCCGCGGTAAACATCGATGTCGAACGTACTCGCGGCAAAATCGTGCTGACGTTCCTGGGCGCGGAGCTGCCGCCATCCCTGCGCCAGCGCTTGGACGTAACCGATTTTGCAACGCCGGTTAGTGCTATCAGTGTCGATTACGACGGCCGTAATACCGTAATTACTGTGGATCCCCACGATGGCGATTACGATTACCTGGCCTATCAGGCAGACAACGAATATGTGCTGAGCGTTAAGCCGCTGACCGTAGCGCAGGTACGCGAAAAGCAGCAGGAGTTCGCTTTTGTCGGTGAAAAGCTGTCGCTGAACTTTCAGGATATTGAAGTGCGTTCGGTTCTGCAGCTGATTGCCGACTTCACCGACCTGAACTTGGTGGCGAGCGATACTGTTCAAGGGCGTATCACCCTGCGTCTCGACGGTGTGCCCTGGGATCAGGCACTGGAGTTGATCCTCAAGGCTAAAGGCTTAGATAAGCGTCAGGAAGGCAATGTCATCATGGTGGCGCCGGCTGCCGAGATTGCCGAACGTGAGCGTCGTGAGCTGGAAACCCGTAAGCAGCTGGAAGAGCTGGCGCCCCTGCGTACCGAATATATTCAGATTCGCTATGCAGACGCCCGTGAGCTTTTTGCCTTGTTCGCGGGTAACCAGGGCGGCGGGCAGGGCGGTGGCTTTGGGCAGGGTAATTTTGCCGGCGGTCGCGAAGACCAGGAAGGTCGCAGCATCTTGTCTACTCGCGGTAGCGCGATCGTTGACGAGCGTACCAATACCATCATTCTGACTGACACCGAAGAGAAGATTGCCCAGTTCCGCGATCTAATCAATGCAATAGATATTC includes these proteins:
- a CDS encoding PilN domain-containing protein, whose product is MAKINLLPWRQEFRAQKQKEFQQVAVVVVLAAAVSVFMWMKTVDAQIANQNERNQLLNTEIAALNKQVREIKELKQRRQELIDRMRVIQELQGNRPLAVRYFDEMVRAAPEGLWLTELKRAGKTLEISGVAESNNRVSSFMRSLDQSEWFQSPNLTGVTAKPEFGEQASAFEMTVSVSGRKKEEGADDGANSGA
- the pilQ gene encoding type IV pilus secretin PilQ family protein, coding for MIIKQLARVLAWGANKLSRAKALLLGLLILPLAVPSMASQLNDIQFSELPGSRLQLRLTFSDVPPEPTGYTIEQPARIVMDFAGVESVLPQKKYSMDIGAARSAVIVSGEDRTRLILNLDKLPVYTSERVGNQVVLEVGADSAATAAVAAAPVRSATNIGGSAQFKAASNVGISNVDFRRGEGGEGKVIVSLSDPAVNIDVERTRGKIVLTFLGAELPPSLRQRLDVTDFATPVSAISVDYDGRNTVITVDPHDGDYDYLAYQADNEYVLSVKPLTVAQVREKQQEFAFVGEKLSLNFQDIEVRSVLQLIADFTDLNLVASDTVQGRITLRLDGVPWDQALELILKAKGLDKRQEGNVIMVAPAAEIAERERRELETRKQLEELAPLRTEYIQIRYADARELFALFAGNQGGGQGGGFGQGNFAGGREDQEGRSILSTRGSAIVDERTNTIILTDTEEKIAQFRDLINAIDIPIRQVMIEARIVTANTGFLRDIGVRWSYMEDHNVGDDGLGIGSGSQVGLISDGDGSVPDLSSPQTLHDPMLVDLGVSNSVGSVAYAILKDDFLLGLELSALEDVGKAEIVSQPKVVTGDKQEASIRSGVEIPYLEATSSGAASVTFKEAVLLLNVIPQITPDNNIIMNLNIDQNSVGELFTNVITGAQIPAINVNSLQTKVLVANGETIVLGGIFEAQTLEGETKVPFLGDIPFLGHLFKRTSREEDKRELLIFITPRIMQDEFLSFSK
- a CDS encoding type 4a pilus biogenesis protein PilO, with the translated sequence MALEDTLKQLNELDINDIDFSRVGVWPLAGRVALLIVISAVLIGGGYFFMIKDRYGQLEFAENKERQLFTQFERKSFEAANLEAYREQLAEMEETFGALLKQLPKDTEVPGLLEDIDEFGRGSGLTIQKIALEGEQVGEFYVELPIRIEVQGGYHEFGAFISGIAGMPRIVTLHDFEIGTSKDSSALLNMVVRAKTYRYKDQGEEG
- a CDS encoding pilus assembly protein PilP, with translation MKKYFALTAAMLALTGCSLDGSHGDLRQKMAAVKHKPKGQIEPIPTFTPYSPYVYSAAAMRSPFMRPVLEADQRLVGRKLDVAPDVNRQKELLERYPFDALSMVGTLSRSGQLWALVNDGDGGIHRITIGNYMGKNHGRVVNASSSQLDVLEIVPDGTGSWIERPRALTLEDKDN
- a CDS encoding pilus assembly protein PilM, whose translation is MGMLPFLNKGPKAMLGLDISSTSVKLLELSRSGDKYRVESYAAEPLPPNAVVDKNINDVGAIAEAIRKVVRRSKTRLRQAAVAVSGSAVITKTLDMPADLSDDALEAQIALEADQYIPYPLDEVNLDFEVQGPSEKGEGQVEVLLAACRSENVEQRISALGEAELQPGVVDVEAYAIERAYTLLDNQFPAQEQLVVAVIDIGATMSALSVMVDGRTVYTREQLFGGRQLTDEIQRRYGLSAEEATLAKRQGGSGLPDDYYPEVLEPFRDAVVQQVMRSLQFFYSSTSYSDVDYILLGGGVAAMDGLAELVGEKLNKPTLVANPFRDMSVASRVNRQALVSEAPSLMIAAGLAMREREF